The Natrinema pellirubrum DSM 15624 region AGAAGGGGAGTCCGCCCTCGGCGTAGACGCTGGCCAGCAGGATCTGCGGGCCACAGCCGGGGATCAGCCCGACTGCCGCGCCGCCGATCGGCGCGAGGATACCGGCCGTCGCCGCGAGCGTCGCGACGTTGACCCCGCTGAAGAGGACGAAGTACTCGTAGACGAGGAAGGCCACCAGCACCCAGACGGTGACGAAACTCGTCTCCATCGCCGCGTGGGTAAGCGTATCATAGACCGACAGGAAGGAGTCTCGAGCCCGCGCGATCTCCCCCTCGCCGACGTAGTGGCGGCCGATCAGGTAGAGGTACAGCGACAGGACCGCACCGGCGATCCCGGTGACGGTAAAGAGTCCGTCGAAGCCGAGCCCAGCGACGAGCGCGACCTCGGGGCCGCCCCGAAGCAGGTAGAGGCTGCCCAGCACGAGTCCCACGACGGCTGCGATCCACCACAGGACGTGTGCGAGATGGGACAGCGGCGTGAGGACTCGAGAGTGGCGATCGGGACCGCTCTCGTGGGCGTGGGTCGGGGCGGGACCGCCGTAGTCGTGGGCCGGGTTAGGACCGACGCCGCCGTTGACGACGGTGCCGCCGTCCGGCGTCGCGGCGGGTGAGAGCCGGGCGACCGCGGCGTCGACCCGCGAGACGCCCAGCCCGACGGAGTCGACGAGGTAGCCGGTCGCGACCGACGCGGCGAACGCGATGGCGTAGGTGTACAGCGCGGCTTCGGGTGCGAGCGCGAGGATGACAAAGGCCGAGTCGCCCGCCGTCGCGCCCAGCGTCGCCACGACGGTCCCGAAGCTGACGGTGCCACGAACGTACAGCGGCATCACGACGATCGCGCCGCCACAGCCAGGCGTCAGTCCCAGCAGCCCGCCGAAGGCGACCTGTAGCCGCTCGTTACCTTCGATAGCACCGATCACGGCCCCGTCGGTCCAGTACTGGACCAATCCGAACGCGAGTACCGTGACCGCGACGAACGCACTCACCTGTACGTAGCCGTCCCGCAACGACTCGAGGAGAACCGTCAGGACATCGTTCACGCGACCTCACCCCTGCTGTGGGGCCGATCGACCGAAAGATTAGACATCTCTAAACCTAGGTTTAGCACCATCAGGTAAATAGCTGCTGGTGGCGACAGTCGGGCTGTGACGGCGGCTCGAGGCAGCCGCTGCGCGGGAGGATGAACGGTGGCGGTCGAAAACGGAGCGGGCGAGAAACGGAGTCGAGACGGCCCCGATCCCGACGGCGTCGTCGCTATTCGCGGTCGTCCCGATGGTGGTCGTCCCGGAGGTGTTCGATCGCGTGGAGTTCGACGACGGGGACGACCTTAGAGACGGTCAGGAAGATAAGCGCAACCATGCCGATCGTCCCGAGGATCGACAGGACCTCGATCAGTCCCGGGACGTAATTGCCCGGGACGGCCCCGTAGATGTCGAACGTGGGGTGTAAGAAGCCCTCGACGACGAACAGCACTTTCTCCATGATCGTCGCAGTGAGGACCGCGAAGCCGGAGAGGATAGCTCGTCGCTTGGTAAACAGCGTCGGGCGAATCGCCTGGGCGAAGATATACGACAGCGTCACGAAGACCAGCGACATCGACGTGAGGTAGATGGAGTTCGTGGCTCTGGCGAACGCTGCGATCGTCAGGTCGAGGGGGGCCTGGAACAGGCCGGTAATGTTCTGCTGGAGTTGCAGCCACAGGAAGAGCAGACAGAAGAAGCCGAGCCAGAGGAGCAGTCCACGGAAGATGTCGTCGGTAATGATGTGATCCCAGTCGTACGCGCGTCGGAACGAATAGGCGAGGATAATGACGCCGCTGATGGCCGACGTAAGTGCGATGGTAAGGAACTGCGGCCCCTGGACGCCGCCGAACCAGGTCGGATAGTTCGGCAACACGGCGAACAGCCACGGGATCACGCCGCCATGGAGGAGCAGTGGGGCCATGATGATGATCGCGAGCGCGAGCCACCAGACCATCCGCTCGACGATCGCGTCCTCTTTTTCGGTGTAGCCGATCGTCATGAACCGGTAGATCGGATCCAGGCGATCCGGAAGGTCATCACGGAGCCGGCTGACGTCGTACCGCAGCGTCAGCGAGAGATAGGTCGCCGTCAACACGAAATAGGCCGTGATGACGGTCACGTCCCACACCAGCGGCGAGCCGTGGATCGTGATGTGGTAGTGGCCGATGACGCTCGTAACCATTCGGTCCGGCCGACCGAGGTGGACGATGATGTAAAAGCCGGCCGCGGAGAGGCCGGCGATGGTCAGCAGTTCGGCGAGGCGGGCGACCGGCATGTACCGATCCATCCCCAACAGGCGGACGGCAGCCGAGAGGATGATCCCGCCGTGGGCGATGCCGACCCACCAGATGAACGCGCCGATGTAGATCCCCCACGTGGCGCCGCCGCCGCTTCCCCAGTCACCGAGGGCAGTGACGACCAACCCTTCCTGGAGCTGGTAGCCCCATCCGACGAGAAAGGCGAGAAACGCCAGCCCGGCGACGGCGACCATAATGAAGTACGTTGTCGATACCGACCCGATCGGCCGCAGAATGTCGGCCTCGCTCGGCGTTTTCGTTCCCATGTGCGACACTATCTCTCACTAGCGGCCCACTTGCATCCGTGCTATGAATTTGCAAGGACACTGTCGATCATCGCGGTCTCACCGGCCAAGCGGTGTGATCACAGCTCGAGCGTGTAGACGACTTCGCGTCGCTGCTTGCCGCCGATCTCGACGTCGTCTTCGCCGGTGGGCTCGAACCCGTGATCCTCGTAGAACTCGCGGCCGCCCTCGTTCGAGGCGAGGTCGATCGCCCGCATCCGCTCCATGTTGAAGTCCTGGAGGTCCTCGCGCAGCCGCTCGTAGAGCGCGGTGCCGATCCCCTCGCTCTGATGGTCGGGGTGGACGGACATGCGGAGGACATCGCCTTCGTCCTCGCTGACGACGCCGTGGGTGAAGCCGACGATGTCTCTGTCTTTCTCGGCGACGAGGAACGCGGTGCCGGGTTTCGACAGCGCCATCTCGAGGGCCTCGTCGCCGTACCACTCGTCGATGGTCTCGTCGATGGTGTCGGCGTCGAGTTCGTCGTAGGTGTCGTGCCAGGTCGCCCGGGCGACGCGTCTGATCGCCGATCGGTCCTCGCGGGTGGCTGGTCGGAGTTCCATACCGTGACTACGATAGCGAGTAACAAAGCCCTTCCACCCGCTCAGTTAGGTCCCCTCGTCGATCGGCTCGGCGGGTGGCTATATAGTAGCCGCTGAAAGTCATTGCACACCTGATCGAACGACGGCGTTGCGATCAGTGTGTGAACCGTTTCAGCGGCGACTATAGTTCGAGCGTGTAGACCGCTTCGGGGTAGTACTCGCCGTCGATCTCGACCTCGCCCTCGTCGGTCTGCTCGAAGCCCAGCCCCTCGTAGAACCGGCGGCTGGCGTCGTTGAACGCGAAGTCGAACGAGCGGACTTCCTCGGCGTCGGTCTCCTCGAGGGTCGCCATCAGCCGCTCGTGAAGCGCCGAGCCGACCCCCTCGCCCTGGTGGTCGGGGTGGACGTACATCCGGAGGATGTCGGCGGTCTCGCCCTGTGCGACTGCATGGGTGAAGCCGACGAGTTCGTCGTCACGTTCTGCGACGAGAACGACCGTTCCGGGTGCCTCGAGCGGCATCGAGTCGTCGGTGTACCATGCGTCGACGGTCTCGTCGATGGTGTCGGCGTCGAGTTCGTCGTAGGTGTCGTGCCACGTCGCCCGAGCGACGGCCGTGATCGCGTCGAAATCGTCTTCCGTCGCGGATCGAACGTTCATACCACATCATCGAACGTGAGACATAAATAACTCGCTGACATGGCTGGGCCGGCGAGTATTGCCAAAACGGGCCGGCTTCACTCCCGCACGTCGAACCCCCGCTCGCGAAGCAGTTCCGGCACCCGGGAGCGGTGGTCGCCCTGGAGTTCGATGCGCCCCTCGTCGTCGGCGACCGTCCCACCGGTTCCCAGCGCGCTCTTCAGGTCCGAGGCGGTCGATTCGATCTCCGCTTTCGAGAGGTCGAACCCCTCGACGATCGTCACCGGCTTGTCGTACCGGCGGCTCTCCGTCCGGATCGACAGCACCTGCTGGGACGTCTCGAGGTCGCCCTGACTGTCGAGTTCGTCGAGCAGGTCGTCGAGGTCGTCGTCGTTGCCTGCCATACGGTATCATGGGGTCCGGCCGGGGGATAGCCCTGTCCTTGCCCTCGCAACGGGGTCGACGCGACCGCCGACGCGCCGGCCTACAGCCGCGATTTGATCGTCTCGGCCGTCTTCTCGCCGATCCCCTCGACGCTGCGAAGGTCTTCGAGGCTCGCCTCGCGGACGTTTTCGACACTGCCGAACCGCCCCAGCAACCGTTTGCGCGTCTCGGGACCGACTCCCTGCACGTCGTCTAACACCGTCGAGACCTCGTCGCGGACGGTCTGGTGGTACTGCACGGCAAAGCGGTGAGCCTCGTCGCGAACCCGCTGGAGCAGATGGAGGTGTGGTGCGTCGCTGGGCCACGAGAACGACCGCTCGGGCGTGACCACGCGCTCCTCGGCTTTCGCCAGCGCGACGGCCGGTACGTCCCAGCCCGTCTCGGCGAGTGCGTCGCGGGCCGCCTCGAGCTGGCCCTCGCCGCCGTCGATCAGCAGGAGGTCGGGATCGGGTCGGTCGTCCCGTCCCTCGACGGCGCGGGTCGCGCGCCACTCGAGCAGGGCCCGCATGTTATCGTAGTCGTCGTTCTGATCGGTGAGTTTCTTCCGCCGATAATCGGCCTTCTCGGCGCTGCCGTCGGCGAAGGTGACGTTACTGCCGACTGCCGCCGTTCCCTGGGCATGGCTCACGTCGAACCCCTCGATCCGGCTCGCCGAGTCGATCCCGAGGGCGTCGGCGAGCATGCCACACTCGTCGCGCCGACCCACGTTGCGCCGGGCGTTCTTCAGCGCGAGTTCGACTAGCTTGGCCTCCCGGCCCGCGCCCGGCACTCGGACCGAGACGCCCTCGGCTGCGAGCCACGCCGCGACTTCCTCGTCGCCGTGGCGCTCGGGTAGGAGAAGGGCATCGGGCAGTTCGCGCTCGGCGTAGTACTGGACGAGAAACGCCGACAGCACCGCGGGAACGCCCTCGCCGACCGCGCTATCGCTTCCCGCGGAGCCGGGGGCCTCGAGCGTGTGGCGGTCCCGGTCGACCAGCTTGCCGTCCTCGGCACGCAGACGGGCGACGGTGGCGTCCTCGCCCTCGATCGCGACGCCCAGCACGTCGACGCCCCGCTCGTCGCCGACCGACTGGACGGCCTCGCCGCCCTCGCCGTGGAACGCCGCGACGGTCTCGAGTCGGTCCCGCAGGTTCGCCGCGCGCTCGAAGTGCTGCTCCTCGGCGGCGGCCTCCATCTCGCGGCGCAGCGGGTCCGCGAGGATCCCGGTCTCGCCCTCGAGGAACCGCTCGATGGCGGTGACGTCCTCGCGGTAGCTCTCGATATCGATCTCGCGGGTGCAGGGTGCGGTACAGAGCCCCATCTCGTAGTCGAGACACGGCCGGTCCCGACCCGAGTACTTGTGATCCGAACACCCCCGCACTCCGTAGGTTTCCCGCAGGGCCTTCACGACCGTCTCGACCTGCGTCTTGCTGGTGTAGGGCCCGAATACCGTCGCCGACTCGCTGGGATCACGGGTAATTTCGATCCGCGGGGCCTCGTGGTCGGTCAACTGGACCATCGGGTAGGACTTGTCGTCCTTGAGCCGGACGTTGTAGCGGGGCTGGTGGCGCTTGATCAGGTTCGCCTCGAGCAGTAGGGCCTGGGTCTCGGTGTCGGTGACCGCGATCTCGACGCCGTCGGCCCGATCGACCATCCGTCGGATCCGCGCGCTGCGCGGGTCGGCGTAGGACCGCACCCGGTCGCGCAGATCGACGGCTTTCCCGACGTAGAGGGTGGTCTCCCCGTCCCGGAACTGGTAGACGCCGGGCTCGCGGGGCAACGATCCGGCGCGCTCGCGAACCCCATCGGCTTCCATCGGCGGCCCTATGGAGGCAGGGAATTTCAGCCTGACTCCTCGCCGGCCGCTTCGTGTCCCTCGCTCCGACCGCCGCCCCCGTCGACCGGCTCCGGTCGGATCGCCGCCTCGAGGTCGGCGACGACGCCGTCCTCGACCGCTGTGTCGGTGATGGGAACCGCGAGATCGGCCCCGCCGCTGACCCGGATCACCAGTCGTCGCGACCGCGAGCGGACGTAGCCCACAGCGAAAACGACCGCAAAGAGCAGCGCGGTGAGGGCGAGCGCGACCGCGCCCCACTCGAGGACGAGCAGTGCCGTCCCGACGCCCTCGCGGACGGCTCCAGCGAGGTCGGACACCGGCGGGAGGGCCGGCGCGGACGGGAGCCCGACCGGCACGAGATCGCCGAGAGTCGCCCGCGACGCCTCCAGCAGGCCAACGCCGACGACCGCCGCGGCGAGTGACAGGACGAGCCACGCGAGTCGGTCGGTCGACTCGACGGTCACCGTGCCGACGTTCGGTCGATCGACGGCGCGGAAGTTCCGGCCGTCTCGGTCGGGAGTGAACGCCAGCAGCCGACGGTTCGTGACGACGAGCGTCGCCGCCTCGAGGTCGACGCGGTGGTCGATCCGCTCGCCGTCGTCACACAACTGCTCGACGCGCTCGGTCCACGCGGTGGCCCGATCGCCCTGCGCTCTGGCCATCGGTCGCCGCTCCCAGCCCGCGGCCCAAGTACGTCGGACTCCGTTCACGCGAGTAGGGTGCGCCTTCCGAGCCGCTCGAACACGGTACATTCTCGGTCGTCGGGGGACAACCCGATGCGTATGAGTGACTCGACGGTACAGTGCTGGCTCGTCGAACGGGAACTGGGCGACCGCGACTTCGTCACGCTCGTCTACGCGACGCCGGACGGCTCGCGCTACCAGCAACGACAGCGCTCCTCGACGGCGCTGCGGACCGGCGCGACCGTCACCGCGGCCACCGAGGTCCCTGAGGACGAACTCGAGCCGGTGCCCGACGAGGAGACCCGCACGCGTTACGCGACGGAGGTCGACCGGACCGCGGACAAATACGATCCCGACGACCCGATCTGACCCTCTCTCCGCCACCAAAACGTGGGAAATAAGGGTACAGTACGGCTGTCGCGGCCGATATGGTCCTTTGTGGGCAGACTCCTGATGTCACAAACCTTATCGGGAAACGCTGCGACCACACGGCCATGCCCGCTATCACAGTCGACGAACTGACCAAACGCTTCGGTCAGACCCTCGCGCTCGAGGACCTCTCCTTCGAGGTCGAAGAGGGCGAGGTGTTCGGCTTCCTCGGTCCCAACGGTGCTGGCAAGTCGACGACGATCAACGTCATCCTGGACTTCGCCCGGCCGACCGCGGGCGAGGTCAGCGTCCTCGGCATGGACGCCCAGCACAACAGCCGCGAGATCCGGCGTCGAACCGGCGTCCTCCCCGAAGGCGTCGAACTCTACGACCGCCTGACCGCCCGCCAACACCTCGAGTTCGCCATCGAGTCGAAAGACGCCGACGAGGATCCTGAGACGCTGCTCGAACGCGTCGGGCTGGTCGACGCGATCGACCGGAAGGCCGGCGGCTACTCGAAGGGGATGGCCCAGCGACTCATGCTCGCGATGGCGCTTGTCGGCGAGCCCGATCTGCTCATCCTCGACGAGCCCTCCACCGGCCTCGACCCCAACGGGGCCCGCGAGATGCGCGAGATCGTCCGCGAGGAAAACGAACGCGGCGCGACCGTCTTCTTCTCGAGCCACATCATGGAGCAGGTCGAGGCGGTCTGTGACCGCGTCGGCATCCTGCGCGACGGCCGGATGGTCGCCGAAGACTCCGTCGAGGGACTGCGCGACTCCGTCGAGGGCGGCACGACCCTTCGGGTCACCGTCGACCGGATCGACGACGACGCCCTCCAGGCCGTCCGGTCGCTGCCCGACGTAAGCGACGCCACCGTCGAGGGACGCGAGCCGCCGACGGTCGTCGTCACCGTCGACGGCTCGAAGACGGCCGTCCTCTCGGCGCTCGAGGACCGCGGCATCGAGATCCGTGACTTCGAGACGACCGAGGCGTCGCTCGAGGACGTCTTCCAGTCGTACACGACCGACGCTGGGACGGAGGTGCATGCTCGATGAGTTCCGAAACCGGGACGCCGGCGAAGTCGGCAGGCACGAGCGGGTCGGCCTCGAGTTCGATCAATCCAGAGAGCGTTCGTGCGGTCGCGAAGAAGGACTTCCAGGACGCCGTCCGCTCGTGGCTGTTCTGGGGGCTGTCCGTATTCTTCTTCACGATCCTCGTCGTCGTGACTGGGGCGCTCTCGTACTTCGGCGAGGACATCGCAGCGCAGGGAGCGACGACCGACATGCTGGTCGTCTTCGTCAGCCAGATCACGAAAGTCATCGTCCCCCTGATCGCGCTGGTACTGGGCTGGAAGTCGATCGCGGGCGAGCGCGAGTCCGGGAGCATCAAAGTCCTCCTCTCGCTGCCCCACTCCCGAAAGGACGTCCTGCTCGGGAAGCTGCTCGGACGGTCGGCCGTCCTCTCGCTGTCGCTGACGGTCGGCTTCGTCCTCGCCGCCGTCGTCGTCGCCGCGTTGCTCGGCGCCTTCGATATCGTCGACTACGCCGGACTGCTCGTGATGTCGATCATCTACGGCGTCGCTTACATGAGCATCGCCGTTGCGCTCTCGTCGCTGACGCGCTCGACGACCATCGCCGGAGCCGCGATGGGCAGCGTCTTCCTTATGTTCTACGGCGTCTGGAACGGTCTGGAGGGGGTCTTCAGACTGCTCGGCGAGCGCGACATCCTCTTTTTCGATACCGTCACGTACACGGTTGAGTCGGGGGGACGGACCTTCGAACTCACCCGACCCGAAGATTGGGCGTACTTCGTCCTGAATCTCGACCCCGGACAGGCGTACAGTAACGGGCTGACGCTGCTGACGGACGTCGAGGCGCTCGAGCAACAGTCCGCGGTCAGCGCCGAGATGTTCGGCGGCGAGTTACCCATCTTCCTGCAGGACTGGTTCTCGTTCCTGATCCTCCTGTTCTGGGTCGTCGTCCCGCTCGCGATCGCGCTCTACCGGTTCGACCGCGTCGACATCTGATCGGCGGACGGCAGCGGTCCCATTCTCTCGGTCGGCTCCCGTTCGGGAGAGCGATTTATCGTACCCGCCGTGATACCCCCGTCCGTGACCGACTGCATCTTCTACGGCGGCAAGGGCGGCGTCGGGAAGACGACCTGTGCGGCCGCGACGGCCCTTCGGCTCGCCGACGCGGGCCGAGACACGCTCGTCGTCTCGACCGACCCTGCCCACTCGCTGTCGGACTCGCTCGAGACCGATCTCGGTCCCGAGCCCCGCGAACTCGAGGCCGACGCGGCGGGGATCGACGCGGCGAGCGGGAGCCTGTGGGCCGTCGAGATCGACCCCGACGCGCGAACGGAGCGTTACGAACGGCTGGCACGGGCGCTGGCCGCGGACCTGCGCAGCGCCGGCATCCGGCTCGACGACGAGGAAGTCGGCCGGCTGTTCGCCGGCGGCGCGCCGGCCGGTAGCGACGAGATCGCGGCGCTGGACCTGCTCGTCGAGTACGTCGACGACGGCGACTGGGACGTCGTCGTCTTCGACACCGCGCCCACGGGCCACACCCTCCGGCTGTTCGACACGCCCGAGGTGATGGGGCTGGTCCTCGAGACGGCTCAGTCCCTCCGGGGACAGGCCAAACGGATCGGCGACGCCGCCCGGACGGCGGTGCTGGGCCCGATGTCGATGTTCGGGAGCGGCCGCGACGACGAGGAGAGCCTCGAGTCGTTCCGGGCCCGCCTCGAGCGCGCACGCCAACTACTGACCGATCCCGAGCGCACCGAGTTCCGGGTCGTCTTACTGCCGGAATCGATGGCGATCGCCGAGTCCGAGCGACTGGTGGCGACGCTGCGGGAGGCCGACGTGCGGGTCGACCGGCTCGTGGTCAATCGGGTGTTCGAGGACCCCGAGGACGGCTGTTCGCGGTGTCAGTCACGTCATGATCGACACCTCGAGCGGGTCGCGGAGATTCGAGAGACCTTTCCCGACTGCGAGGTCGTGACGCTGCCGGAGCGCGAGGGCGAAGTGCAGGGCCTCGAGACGCTGCTTTCGGTCGGAGACAGACTTCGAAGCGAACGGTGAGGTGCATCAGTCGCGGACCCAGTCACTGGTGGGCTCGTCGTTCGAGTGATCTCGATCGCTGGAGGGACTGAACCAAACCGGTGTCCGCGGGTCACACCAGTGAGATATTCTCGAACGTTTCCGGGGCTAGTATCGCAACTCCAAGCATGAAGAGGCCCATACCCAATGCGGACCCCACAGCGATGTAAATCGTAAATCGGAGATCGACCCAGCCTTCGACAACCCCGGTAACCAACGGAACGAGCAGCAGTGCAAGTATGCCGGGAACGGCTGCAAACAGAAGGAGGCGCTTTGTAATCCCTGTTTTTCCCATATTAGAACGATGTGGGTAAGTGACAATATGCTTGTCCGTGATTGTGGCTGGGTGCTTTACTCCGCATAGCACAACTAAGACCGACTCACAATTGGACAAATACCCCTCTAAAATACATGTCTCTCTGAGCGCAGCAGGCTGAAACGAGGTCCACTCTATAGTAGCCGCTGAAACGATTCACACACTGATCGCACTGTCCGCGGTTCTCGCTCACGTTGCTCGCTCCGAACCGCGCTCCTGTCGTGCGATCAGGTGTACAATGGCTTTCAGCGGCTACTATCGCTCTACGGACTCTCGGCGGGTCGCGTCCGCTGCCGGTCAGCCGATGTACCCTGATCCGGACCACCCCACGAAAGCGCTCGATGCGGTACCGATTTTCGCCCACAGACTTATGATGTCGGCGATTCGTCATTCGACCATGGCACGCTCGCTCGGACGGAACTCGTCCCCGCTGTTCACAGCGATCGGCGTTGCCGTCGCGCTCATTGCGATCGTCGGCACGCAGTTTCTCGGCTGGGAGTGGGGAGACGGTCGACTCGTGCCGACGGTCATCGGCGTCGTCGCCGTCGCGATCGCGGTCGTCGCGGTCCTCGCTCGTCGCGAGTGAGACGGCTGTCGTCGCCTCGAGGGACCGCTTGCTCGGTTCCGTCAGCACCGAGTTCAGCGCCCACCGAACCGGCGGCGCTCACTCGAGGTCGATCCCCTTCTCCGCGAGCAGGTCCCGGAACTCGCCCTCCTCGAGGATCGGGACGTCGTTGTCGCGCGCATCGCCCTGCTTCGTCGCACCCGGATTCTCGCCGGCGACGAGGTAGTCCGTGTTCCCCGAGACGCTGCCGGTCGCGTTGGCCCCGTGGGCCTCGACCGTTGCTTGGGCTTCGTCCCTAGTCACGCCCTCGAGCGAACCGGTGAAGACGAATGTCTGCCCCGCGAGTTCGTCCCCGCCGGTTTCGACGTCGACTTCCTGCGGTGAGACGTGATCGAGGACGGCGTCGACCACGGCTGCGTTGGCCTCGCTCGTAAAGAAGTCGTGGATCGTCTCGGCGACGGTCTCGCCCACGTCGTCGACGCCCTCGAGCCGTTCGGGCTCGCTTTCCGCGGCCTCGCGGAGGGCCGCGAAGGTACCGAACTCGCGGGCGAGTTCGCGGGCCGTCGTCGGGCCGACGAGGGGGATCCCGAGCGCGGAGACGAAGTCGGCGAGCGGCGGCTCGCGGCTGGCCGCGATCTCGGCGAGCAAGTTCTCGGCGCTTTGCTCGCCCCAGCCCTCGAGGTCGGTGAGGGCCTCGCGATCGAGTTCGTAGAGGTCCGCGACCGACTCGAGCAGGCCCGCGTCGACCAGTTGGCGGACGCTCTTTTCGCCGAGTCCCTCGAGGTCGAGGCCGTCGTCGCCCGCGTAGTACTCGATCGACCGACGAAGCTGGGCGTCACAGCCCAATCCACCGGTACAGAAGGCCATGGGGCCGTCGCGCTCGACGGGGCTGTCACAGACGGGACAGCGGTCGGGCAGTTCGTAGTGGCCCTCGCTGCCCTTCTCGAGGACTGCCTCGACGTAGGGGATCACGTCGCCGGCCCGCTGGACGCGAACCGTGTCGCCGATATTGACGTTTTTCTCGGCGATCTCCTCGGGGTTGTGCAGGCTCGCCCGCGAGACGGTGACGCCGCCGACATCGACCGGCTCGAGCAGGGCGACGGGGGTCAGCCGGCCTGTCCGGCCGACCTGGACCGCCACGTCGGCGATCGTCGTCACTTCCGCGCGTGCGGGGAACTTGTAGGCGAAGGCCCAGCGGTCGTGACGGGCCGTTCGCCCCAACTCTTCGCGGGCCTCGCGGTCGTCGACCTTGATCACGACGCCGTCGATCTCGTAGTCCAGGTCGTCGCGAGCCTCGAGCAGCCGGTCGCGGTAGTCGATCGCGTCCTCGATGTCTCCGACGACCTCGACGCGGTCGTTGGTCCGCAGCCCGTAGTCGGGGAACCGCTCGAGTTCATCCCGATGGCTGTCCGCGAGGTCGCTGGCCTCGAGGACGTCGAAGTAAAAGACCGCGAGCGGGCGCTCGGCGACGACGGTCGGATCGAGCTGGCGGATCGTGCCGGCGGTGGCGTTCCGCGGGTTGGCGAAGGGGTCCTCGCCGCGCTCGATGCGTTCGCGGTTGTACGCTTGGAAGGCGTCCTTGGGCATATAGACCTCGCCCCGGACCGCGAGGAACTCGGGGTAATCGCCGCGGAGCCGCTGCGGTACGGAGCCGATCG contains the following coding sequences:
- a CDS encoding putative manganese transporter, which codes for MNDVLTVLLESLRDGYVQVSAFVAVTVLAFGLVQYWTDGAVIGAIEGNERLQVAFGGLLGLTPGCGGAIVVMPLYVRGTVSFGTVVATLGATAGDSAFVILALAPEAALYTYAIAFAASVATGYLVDSVGLGVSRVDAAVARLSPAATPDGGTVVNGGVGPNPAHDYGGPAPTHAHESGPDRHSRVLTPLSHLAHVLWWIAAVVGLVLGSLYLLRGGPEVALVAGLGFDGLFTVTGIAGAVLSLYLYLIGRHYVGEGEIARARDSFLSVYDTLTHAAMETSFVTVWVLVAFLVYEYFVLFSGVNVATLAATAGILAPIGGAAVGLIPGCGPQILLASVYAEGGLPFSALTANAIAQDGDALFPLLAVDAKAAIVATIYNFLPAVVVGVALHLLWGPVFGMAEFGFGVL
- the nrfD gene encoding NrfD/PsrC family molybdoenzyme membrane anchor subunit encodes the protein MGTKTPSEADILRPIGSVSTTYFIMVAVAGLAFLAFLVGWGYQLQEGLVVTALGDWGSGGGATWGIYIGAFIWWVGIAHGGIILSAAVRLLGMDRYMPVARLAELLTIAGLSAAGFYIIVHLGRPDRMVTSVIGHYHITIHGSPLVWDVTVITAYFVLTATYLSLTLRYDVSRLRDDLPDRLDPIYRFMTIGYTEKEDAIVERMVWWLALAIIIMAPLLLHGGVIPWLFAVLPNYPTWFGGVQGPQFLTIALTSAISGVIILAYSFRRAYDWDHIITDDIFRGLLLWLGFFCLLFLWLQLQQNITGLFQAPLDLTIAAFARATNSIYLTSMSLVFVTLSYIFAQAIRPTLFTKRRAILSGFAVLTATIMEKVLFVVEGFLHPTFDIYGAVPGNYVPGLIEVLSILGTIGMVALIFLTVSKVVPVVELHAIEHLRDDHHRDDRE
- a CDS encoding GNAT family N-acetyltransferase; this encodes MELRPATREDRSAIRRVARATWHDTYDELDADTIDETIDEWYGDEALEMALSKPGTAFLVAEKDRDIVGFTHGVVSEDEGDVLRMSVHPDHQSEGIGTALYERLREDLQDFNMERMRAIDLASNEGGREFYEDHGFEPTGEDDVEIGGKQRREVVYTLEL
- a CDS encoding GNAT family N-acetyltransferase is translated as MNVRSATEDDFDAITAVARATWHDTYDELDADTIDETVDAWYTDDSMPLEAPGTVVLVAERDDELVGFTHAVAQGETADILRMYVHPDHQGEGVGSALHERLMATLEETDAEEVRSFDFAFNDASRRFYEGLGFEQTDEGEVEIDGEYYPEAVYTLEL
- a CDS encoding SUI1 family translation initiation factor — protein: MAGNDDDLDDLLDELDSQGDLETSQQVLSIRTESRRYDKPVTIVEGFDLSKAEIESTASDLKSALGTGGTVADDEGRIELQGDHRSRVPELLRERGFDVRE
- a CDS encoding excinuclease ABC subunit C, which gives rise to MEADGVRERAGSLPREPGVYQFRDGETTLYVGKAVDLRDRVRSYADPRSARIRRMVDRADGVEIAVTDTETQALLLEANLIKRHQPRYNVRLKDDKSYPMVQLTDHEAPRIEITRDPSESATVFGPYTSKTQVETVVKALRETYGVRGCSDHKYSGRDRPCLDYEMGLCTAPCTREIDIESYREDVTAIERFLEGETGILADPLRREMEAAAEEQHFERAANLRDRLETVAAFHGEGGEAVQSVGDERGVDVLGVAIEGEDATVARLRAEDGKLVDRDRHTLEAPGSAGSDSAVGEGVPAVLSAFLVQYYAERELPDALLLPERHGDEEVAAWLAAEGVSVRVPGAGREAKLVELALKNARRNVGRRDECGMLADALGIDSASRIEGFDVSHAQGTAAVGSNVTFADGSAEKADYRRKKLTDQNDDYDNMRALLEWRATRAVEGRDDRPDPDLLLIDGGEGQLEAARDALAETGWDVPAVALAKAEERVVTPERSFSWPSDAPHLHLLQRVRDEAHRFAVQYHQTVRDEVSTVLDDVQGVGPETRKRLLGRFGSVENVREASLEDLRSVEGIGEKTAETIKSRL
- a CDS encoding ABC transporter ATP-binding protein, producing MPAITVDELTKRFGQTLALEDLSFEVEEGEVFGFLGPNGAGKSTTINVILDFARPTAGEVSVLGMDAQHNSREIRRRTGVLPEGVELYDRLTARQHLEFAIESKDADEDPETLLERVGLVDAIDRKAGGYSKGMAQRLMLAMALVGEPDLLILDEPSTGLDPNGAREMREIVREENERGATVFFSSHIMEQVEAVCDRVGILRDGRMVAEDSVEGLRDSVEGGTTLRVTVDRIDDDALQAVRSLPDVSDATVEGREPPTVVVTVDGSKTAVLSALEDRGIEIRDFETTEASLEDVFQSYTTDAGTEVHAR
- a CDS encoding ABC transporter permease produces the protein MSSETGTPAKSAGTSGSASSSINPESVRAVAKKDFQDAVRSWLFWGLSVFFFTILVVVTGALSYFGEDIAAQGATTDMLVVFVSQITKVIVPLIALVLGWKSIAGERESGSIKVLLSLPHSRKDVLLGKLLGRSAVLSLSLTVGFVLAAVVVAALLGAFDIVDYAGLLVMSIIYGVAYMSIAVALSSLTRSTTIAGAAMGSVFLMFYGVWNGLEGVFRLLGERDILFFDTVTYTVESGGRTFELTRPEDWAYFVLNLDPGQAYSNGLTLLTDVEALEQQSAVSAEMFGGELPIFLQDWFSFLILLFWVVVPLAIALYRFDRVDI
- a CDS encoding ArsA family ATPase, with the translated sequence MTDCIFYGGKGGVGKTTCAAATALRLADAGRDTLVVSTDPAHSLSDSLETDLGPEPRELEADAAGIDAASGSLWAVEIDPDARTERYERLARALAADLRSAGIRLDDEEVGRLFAGGAPAGSDEIAALDLLVEYVDDGDWDVVVFDTAPTGHTLRLFDTPEVMGLVLETAQSLRGQAKRIGDAARTAVLGPMSMFGSGRDDEESLESFRARLERARQLLTDPERTEFRVVLLPESMAIAESERLVATLREADVRVDRLVVNRVFEDPEDGCSRCQSRHDRHLERVAEIRETFPDCEVVTLPEREGEVQGLETLLSVGDRLRSER